Within the Litoribacterium kuwaitense genome, the region CGTTTTTGGGGATTTTTAACCCGATATTGACAAATATTCTTTGGTTTTTCAAATGTGTATTTTGGAATACTATATAGAACAGAAGTTCCTGAGCATAATCAAGGGAGATTCTTCGGTTTTTTAAACTCATTTATGGTTATTTCTATACCATTAGGAACAATCATGAATGGAATACTTTTGGAATACTATGAACCTTCACACTTAATATTTTATCTAGGTGTAATAACATTTGTAGTATCACTTTCTTCTGCAGCTTACTTTAAAAAGAAATTAGCGTGACATTCAATATTGTGTCTGTCGATAAATTTAAGCCCATTCATGATTATAATGTAGCACCGGTCAATAAACTAGATAAGGTCGAACTGATTTTTCAGCCAATAACCTATACTCAATATGCAAGTGTATCAATTCACGATTGAAAAGTTCGGGAAAGCAGTTACAATGTGGCTTGTAAGGTACACAATTGTGACACCCTTTAGGAAATGTGGAGGTGTAACATGTCTCTAAGTATTGGGGAAGCTGCCATAACCAAAGCAAAAAGCGCAGGTGATAACAAATGATAAAAAAGGTGCTAACAGCCCCGTTTGTATTTGGCAACTAAAAAATTAAAAAATGCGATATTCGGAAATTAAAAATGATGCGCTTGCCAATGGATGCTCATTTCGATTCATTCATCATCAATGAGTCTTTGTGACGAAAACTATCACGGTTGAATACAACTAGGTGAGAGTGGTGAATCAGCCGGTCGACAAACGCTTCTGTCAGGATCGGATCACCAAAAATGTGATTCCACTGCCCAAAATGAAGATTTGTCGTGACAATGACACTGCGTCTCTCATAACACAGGTTCAGAACTTTGAAGAGGAGTTCTGCCCCCTGTTTGTGTAGTGGCACATAGCCCAGCTCATCCAAAATCAAAAGGTCCAAGTCTTCAATTTGCTTATACATTTTTCCTAAGGTGCCTTTTTCATTGGCATCTAATAAAACATTCACTAGCTGGGCTACAGTATAGAAGCGCACTTTCTTACCTTGATGCCGTATGGCATGCCAACCTGCTGTTGCTGCCAGAAGCGTCTTCCCAGCCCCTACCTTGCCATAAAAAATCAGGTTCTCCTTTCTATCTATGAATCCTCCCCCAAGGATTTCATCTCTAGTCATGGAACCGTTCATGTGGATTCCATGCCACTCCATTTGTTTGCCAAATATATCTGGCAGGCACGATTTATTGATTAGAATATTTATTTTTCTCTTAAATTTTTGAATTTTTAATTATAAACATATATAATTAAAGTGATCGCCAAGAATTTTGAGTTAATAACCTTTATGCGTTCTCTTGTAGGTCTTTTTAAAAACTAAATATTTATTGACTACATACATTAAAGTTGAAAGATAATGATGATAGTCCAATAAATGAACGCGTTAAATTGGGAGGAAATCATGTATAATGTGAACCAATAATTTAACGGGAGTTGTCCACCATGAGAAAATCATATGATCATGAATTTAAAATTCAAGCCGTTCAAATGGTGAAACAGGATGGTAAGAAGATTGCAGAAGTTGCTCGAGAATTAGATTTAGCTGAACAAACCCTTCACAACTGGGTCAAAAAATATGACAAGAATCAGGAAGCTGCATTTGTCGGCAGTGGGAATCCTAGTCCTGAAAACAAAAATGAACGTGAACTTGAAAAACGCATACGTGACTGGAAAATGCCATTTTAAAAAAGGCTATGGGCATCTTCGCAAAAGACCGGAAGAAACCTATGACTTCATCTATAAGCACCGACACGAATTCCGTGGGGTGAAGATGTTTTTTAATTCTGTGTCTTTACGCATTTTACTTCTTGTTTTGTTTTTACAAATAGGACACAAAATCCATTGATACTTACCCATAAAAACCACCTCTTTTAGTATATAAAATAAAAGTTTCATCATATATGTATCCAAGTGCAAAAGGAAACGGAACTATAAATTATTCAATATAAATTGAAATAGCAATGATTCTCATAAGAATGGATTTCGTTATCAGATATAATACCCCTTGCTCAACACCTCAATCCTCATTTTGATAATGATTAACACTAAAGCTATATAGTACTTTAATCAAAAAAAGCATGCTAACAATCATCATAAAACTCTCCATTCCAAGTATAGGAATACCAGCTATTCCAGTGCACAATAAAAACCCTCCCACAAAAATTTGATTGTCTTTCTTTAAGAAAATAATGATAAAAGAACATATAATAGTGTAAATCCAAACGAGAATAGCACTCCAAATGGAAGTACCTAGTAAAATTGCAACAAGTATTAAATGGAAATGAATAGATATGAATATTAATTGTTTCTTTTTATTATTTGCGTAATACTCACTTGTAGACTTAGTAAAATTAGCTATACATCCCGAAAAAATATCAAATATAAATAGAAATGCTACTATAGTCCTCCATAGTGAAATGTCATAATAAATGCTAGGGTCATAAATAAATAATAATGTAGTAAGTATGATTCCAAAGAGTAAAATACCTATCAGTTGAATCACACTTTGTCTCTTACCAAAAACCTCATGAAAAATACTTGGAATTTTA harbors:
- a CDS encoding cysteine-rich KTR domain-containing protein — encoded protein: MMKLLFYILKEVVFMGKYQWILCPICKNKTRSKMRKDTELKNIFTPRNSCRCL